In Prescottella soli, a genomic segment contains:
- a CDS encoding MlaE family ABC transporter permease, translating to MMGFDTRVRLRRAARPVAAVYRGLADVGRHVTLFGRTVVSLPYAATRYRRHVLAQISEVSFGTNSLLSGGGTIGIVFAMSLAAAMMLGVETQRGLELIGMTTLSGMLSAIANTRELAPVVVAIALAAKVGTGFTAQLGAMRISDEIDALDAMAVRSIPFLAGTRVLAAMVCVLPIFMIGLLASYLSTRLVIVFWGGASAGTYDYFFHLALSPEDLVYAAIKAIVFAGVVALVHCSYGYLASGGPAGVGQAAGRALRTAILAIGVLDVLMTFALWGLVPTIPGMGV from the coding sequence ATGATGGGCTTCGACACCCGAGTGCGTCTGCGCCGCGCGGCCCGGCCCGTGGCGGCGGTGTACCGGGGCCTCGCCGACGTGGGCCGTCACGTCACGCTCTTCGGGCGCACCGTCGTCTCGCTGCCGTACGCGGCCACGCGGTACCGCAGGCACGTCCTCGCGCAGATCAGCGAGGTCAGCTTCGGCACCAACTCGTTGCTGTCGGGTGGGGGCACCATCGGGATCGTCTTCGCGATGTCGCTCGCCGCGGCGATGATGCTCGGCGTCGAAACCCAGCGGGGTCTCGAACTGATCGGTATGACAACACTTTCCGGGATGCTGTCCGCGATCGCGAACACCCGGGAGCTGGCCCCCGTCGTGGTCGCGATCGCGCTGGCCGCGAAGGTGGGCACAGGATTCACCGCGCAGTTGGGCGCCATGCGGATCTCCGACGAGATCGACGCGCTCGATGCGATGGCGGTGCGCTCGATCCCGTTCCTCGCCGGGACGCGGGTGCTGGCGGCGATGGTGTGCGTGCTGCCGATCTTCATGATCGGTTTGCTGGCCAGCTACCTGTCGACCCGGCTGGTGATCGTGTTCTGGGGCGGGGCCTCCGCCGGCACCTACGACTACTTCTTCCATCTCGCGCTCTCGCCCGAGGACCTCGTCTACGCCGCGATCAAGGCGATCGTGTTCGCGGGCGTCGTCGCGCTGGTGCACTGCTCGTACGGGTACCTCGCCTCGGGCGGACCGGCCGGTGTGGGGCAGGCGGCGGGGCGGGCGCTGCGGACCGCGATCCTCGCGATCGGCGTGCTGGACGTCCTCATGACGTTCGCGTTGTGGGGCCTCGTGCCCACGATCCCCGGAATGGGGGTGTGA
- a CDS encoding MlaE family ABC transporter permease — MTYELPTAKGPVQAVALQGGYLIGFSVQVLVTLARATLRGRLSLQETVTQTLFIGRVSTGPSLLLMLPIGVFVAVSVGELAGRIGAGGYSGAVVAFIVVGQASALVCALMMAGVAGSAICTDLGSRKIREEIDAMEVMGIDVLERLVAPRLVAAVIVSLALCAMVTFGGVMACYLYHIYVQHLPAGTFLATFSQYGRLSDFVMALVKAATFALISTLIAAFEGLHARGGPRGVADAVNEAVVIAFALVFIVNTALSALYTVIVPAVGAY, encoded by the coding sequence ATGACCTACGAGTTGCCCACCGCCAAGGGGCCGGTGCAGGCCGTCGCGCTCCAGGGTGGGTACCTCATCGGCTTCTCCGTGCAGGTCCTCGTCACGCTGGCGCGGGCGACACTGCGCGGGCGGCTGTCGCTGCAGGAGACGGTGACCCAGACCCTGTTCATCGGTCGGGTGAGCACCGGACCGTCGTTGCTGTTGATGCTCCCGATCGGCGTGTTCGTCGCCGTGTCGGTGGGTGAGCTGGCCGGGCGCATCGGGGCGGGCGGGTACTCCGGAGCGGTCGTGGCGTTCATCGTCGTCGGACAGGCGTCGGCGCTCGTCTGCGCGCTGATGATGGCCGGCGTCGCCGGATCGGCGATCTGTACGGATCTGGGCTCGAGGAAGATTCGTGAAGAGATCGACGCCATGGAGGTCATGGGCATCGACGTGCTCGAGCGACTGGTCGCGCCCCGACTGGTCGCCGCCGTCATCGTGTCGCTCGCCCTGTGCGCGATGGTGACCTTCGGTGGCGTGATGGCGTGCTACCTGTACCACATCTACGTCCAGCACCTGCCCGCCGGAACCTTCCTGGCGACGTTCAGCCAGTACGGACGCCTCTCGGACTTCGTGATGGCACTGGTGAAGGCCGCGACCTTCGCGCTCATCTCGACACTGATCGCGGCGTTCGAGGGCCTGCACGCCAGGGGCGGACCGCGCGGTGTCGCGGACGCCGTCAACGAGGCCGTCGTGATCGCGTTCGCGCTGGTGTTCATCGTCAACACCGCGCTGTCCGCCCTGTACACGGTGATCGTGCCGGCGGTCGGAGCCTACTGA
- the fadD5 gene encoding fatty-acid--CoA ligase FadD5: MVTSAAVPAASFEAQRSRRNNWNNQVARHARMIPDRVALRFQGVSLTWSTLHARVEKLADALSRRGVGFGDRVLILMLNRPEYLEAVLATNALGAIAVPVNFRMTVPEVSFLLRDSGARAAIADTTLAPLAGAVRAEVGGLDLAIVVGGPTEGDVLGYEDLIAEEGAAHPAIDIPDDTPALIMYTSGTTGRPKGAVLTHSNMDAQALTCIRAFQLDRSDDIGFCASPMFHIAALGSMAPSLMLGLTTVIYPVGAFDPNVLLDVLEEEQVTTLFLVPVQWQAVCAAQQARPRKLKLRGISWGAAPASDTVLRAMAETFPDASNVAVFGQTEMSPITCVLDGADALRKLGSVGRVIPTVQARVVDDDMNDVAPGEVGEIVYRGPTMMLEYWQNPTATAEAFHGGWFHSGDLVRTDDEGFVYVVDRKKDMIISGGENIYCAEVENALFAHPKILEAAVIGRPEPRWGEVPVAVVALRPEAGGELSLAELQPFLDAQLARYKHPKVLVCVDALPRNASGKVVKGELRGNTAVVQG; the protein is encoded by the coding sequence ATGGTCACTTCCGCTGCAGTCCCCGCGGCCTCGTTCGAAGCCCAGCGGTCCCGTCGCAACAACTGGAACAACCAGGTCGCTCGGCACGCGCGGATGATCCCGGACCGCGTCGCGCTGCGGTTCCAGGGGGTGTCGCTGACGTGGTCCACGCTCCACGCCCGGGTCGAGAAGCTCGCGGACGCGCTGTCGCGGCGCGGCGTCGGCTTCGGTGACCGGGTCCTGATCCTGATGCTCAACCGCCCCGAGTACCTCGAAGCGGTCCTCGCCACCAACGCGCTCGGCGCGATCGCCGTCCCCGTGAACTTCCGGATGACCGTGCCCGAAGTGTCATTCCTGTTGCGTGACAGCGGTGCTCGAGCCGCTATCGCGGACACGACGCTGGCGCCGCTCGCCGGCGCGGTTCGCGCCGAGGTGGGGGGACTGGATCTCGCGATCGTCGTCGGCGGCCCGACCGAAGGAGATGTGCTGGGGTACGAGGACCTGATCGCCGAGGAGGGTGCAGCCCACCCCGCGATCGACATCCCGGACGACACCCCGGCGCTCATCATGTACACGTCCGGCACCACCGGCCGCCCCAAGGGTGCGGTGTTGACGCACAGCAACATGGACGCGCAGGCGCTCACGTGCATCCGGGCGTTCCAGCTGGACCGATCCGACGACATCGGGTTCTGCGCGTCGCCGATGTTCCACATCGCCGCGCTGGGATCGATGGCGCCGAGCCTGATGCTCGGGCTCACCACGGTGATCTACCCGGTCGGGGCGTTCGATCCGAACGTGCTGCTCGACGTCCTCGAGGAGGAGCAGGTCACCACGCTGTTCCTGGTCCCGGTCCAGTGGCAGGCGGTGTGCGCGGCGCAACAGGCGAGACCTCGGAAGTTGAAGCTGCGCGGCATTTCCTGGGGCGCGGCACCCGCGTCGGACACGGTGCTCCGGGCGATGGCCGAGACCTTCCCGGACGCGTCGAACGTGGCCGTGTTCGGCCAGACCGAGATGTCGCCGATCACGTGCGTCCTCGACGGCGCGGACGCGCTCCGCAAGCTCGGATCGGTGGGACGGGTGATCCCGACCGTGCAGGCCCGGGTCGTCGACGACGACATGAACGACGTCGCGCCCGGCGAGGTGGGCGAGATCGTCTACCGGGGTCCGACGATGATGCTCGAGTACTGGCAGAACCCGACCGCAACCGCGGAGGCGTTCCACGGCGGGTGGTTCCACTCGGGTGACCTGGTCCGCACGGACGACGAGGGGTTCGTCTACGTCGTCGATCGCAAGAAGGACATGATCATCTCGGGCGGCGAGAACATCTACTGCGCCGAGGTCGAGAACGCGCTCTTCGCGCACCCGAAGATCCTCGAGGCCGCGGTGATCGGCCGCCCCGAACCGCGGTGGGGCGAGGTCCCGGTCGCGGTCGTGGCCCTGCGGCCCGAGGCCGGCGGGGAACTCAGCCTGGCCGAGCTGCAACCGTTCCTCGACGCGCAACTCGCGCGGTACAAGCACCCCAAGGTGCTGGTGTGTGTGGATGCGTTGCCGCGCAACGCCAGTGGCAAGGTCGTCAAGGGCGAGCTACGGGGAAACACCGCCGTCGTTCAGGGTTGA
- a CDS encoding enoyl-CoA hydratase-related protein, giving the protein MTTATGEGLRRELRDAVLELTISRTERMNAVDMATMRALGDAIRGAGRDPAVRAILVTGAGSAFCTGADLAATAANPVDPAVVMDVANDVIRAIVEVPVPVVAAVNGPAAGVGVSLALAADLTYAAESAYFLLAFVRIGLMPDGGSSLLVPAAIGRAKAAEMALLGERVSAVDADRIGLVARTVPDADLAAHARAAAVRLASGPRRALELTKRSLNAATLAALDGALAMEKAGQAELLASADFAEGAAAMLQKRPPRFP; this is encoded by the coding sequence ATGACGACCGCGACAGGGGAGGGGCTGCGCCGCGAACTGCGCGACGCCGTACTCGAGCTGACGATCTCGCGTACCGAGCGGATGAACGCGGTCGACATGGCGACGATGCGGGCGCTCGGCGACGCGATCCGCGGGGCGGGTCGCGACCCGGCGGTGCGCGCGATCCTCGTCACCGGTGCCGGGTCGGCCTTCTGTACCGGCGCGGATCTGGCTGCCACGGCTGCGAACCCGGTCGACCCTGCGGTCGTCATGGACGTCGCGAACGACGTGATCCGCGCGATCGTCGAGGTGCCGGTTCCGGTGGTGGCGGCCGTGAACGGGCCCGCCGCGGGGGTCGGGGTGTCCCTCGCGCTCGCGGCCGATCTCACGTACGCCGCCGAGAGCGCGTACTTCCTGCTCGCGTTCGTCCGGATCGGCCTCATGCCCGACGGTGGTTCGAGCCTGCTGGTGCCGGCGGCGATCGGACGGGCCAAGGCGGCCGAGATGGCGCTGCTCGGCGAGCGGGTGTCGGCGGTCGATGCCGACCGGATCGGGCTGGTGGCGAGGACGGTCCCCGACGCCGATCTCGCGGCGCACGCCCGGGCCGCCGCGGTCCGGCTCGCGTCCGGGCCACGTCGTGCACTGGAACTGACGAAACGGTCGCTCAACGCGGCCACGCTGGCCGCGCTGGACGGTGCACTGGCGATGGAGAAGGCGGGGCAGGCGGAACTGCTCGCCTCCGCGGACTTCGCGGAGGGTGCCGCGGCGATGTTGCAGAAGCGGCCGCCCCGGTTCCCCTGA
- a CDS encoding TetR/AcrR family transcriptional regulator has translation MLPPPIAHTSGGSVAQRTETEPRRRPKNRKAQIAAVAAEAFSERGYHSVSVDDIAATVGISGPALYRHYPNKYALFLDAATGLVTSLESAIAADAEREAPDAAQRLDGQILTAIRTTVANRKSAGLYRWESRYLEATDRACIRGAIGAVNRRMGATLAQLRPELPERDNFLICVAMLSVVGSITVHRANLPRRRLEKLLLDTCRALARIDLPIPTEPDVTPAVTAGIPLSNKREVLLNESIVLFHARGYHEVSIEDIGTAAGINASGVYRHFASKSDLLAAAFHRAADRLAAAVWTALGGSTTPREALRSLVDVYVRLSFAQSELMSVYFAEIGSLPDAQRTELRNVQRLNVEEWAHLLGETRSDLSAAECRFLVHAALSLVLDVGRVMRFDPTRVNEARVQAMMLTTLFGDSTDDTGGTA, from the coding sequence ATGCTTCCGCCACCAATAGCCCACACGTCAGGAGGTTCGGTGGCGCAGCGAACGGAGACCGAGCCACGGCGCCGCCCCAAGAACCGGAAGGCGCAGATCGCCGCGGTGGCCGCCGAGGCGTTCAGCGAGCGCGGGTACCACAGCGTCAGCGTCGACGACATCGCCGCGACCGTGGGCATCTCCGGGCCGGCCCTCTACCGCCACTACCCCAACAAGTACGCACTGTTCCTCGACGCCGCAACGGGTCTCGTGACATCACTCGAGAGCGCGATCGCAGCGGACGCCGAGCGGGAGGCGCCGGACGCCGCCCAGCGTCTCGACGGACAGATCCTGACCGCGATCCGCACCACCGTCGCCAACCGCAAGTCCGCCGGCCTGTACCGCTGGGAGAGCCGATATCTCGAGGCCACCGACCGAGCCTGCATCCGCGGCGCGATCGGCGCGGTCAATCGGCGCATGGGGGCGACGCTGGCCCAGCTGCGGCCCGAACTGCCGGAGCGCGACAACTTCCTGATCTGCGTCGCCATGCTCAGCGTCGTCGGCAGCATCACCGTCCATCGCGCGAACCTGCCGCGGCGACGCCTCGAGAAGCTCTTGCTCGACACCTGTCGAGCCCTCGCCCGGATCGACCTGCCCATTCCCACCGAGCCGGACGTCACCCCGGCGGTAACAGCGGGAATCCCGCTGTCCAACAAGCGGGAAGTGCTCCTGAACGAGTCGATCGTGCTCTTCCATGCCCGCGGCTACCACGAGGTGAGCATCGAGGACATCGGGACCGCGGCCGGGATCAACGCGTCGGGGGTGTACCGGCATTTCGCGAGCAAGTCGGATCTGCTGGCGGCAGCCTTCCACCGTGCCGCGGATCGCCTCGCGGCAGCGGTCTGGACCGCGCTGGGCGGCTCCACGACCCCACGCGAGGCGCTGCGGTCCCTGGTGGACGTGTACGTCCGGCTGTCATTCGCCCAGAGCGAGCTGATGAGCGTGTACTTCGCCGAGATCGGCAGCCTGCCCGACGCGCAACGCACCGAACTGCGAAACGTGCAGCGGCTCAACGTCGAGGAGTGGGCACACCTCCTCGGCGAGACGCGGTCCGACCTGTCCGCGGCCGAGTGCCGTTTCCTGGTGCACGCAGCGCTGAGCCTCGTCCTCGACGTGGGCCGGGTGATGCGCTTCGACCCCACCCGGGTCAACGAGGCGCGCGTCCAGGCGATGATGCTCACGACACTGTTCGGCGATTCGACCGACGACACCGGAGGTACGGCATGA
- a CDS encoding DUF4334 domain-containing protein, which produces MSIQDDVADLRARTDRIDPRELDALWDRLEPCRPNNLIGYRWRGFAFDTGHRTGALLERIHWYGKAFTGESDVQPLLCRDDSGKLFSDIGTGHGEATLWEVVFRGEVTATMVYDGMPVFDHFKKVDDDTVIGVMNGKGKLVFDGGEHFWFGLERDVAL; this is translated from the coding sequence ATGAGCATCCAGGACGACGTCGCAGATCTTCGCGCCCGAACCGACCGGATCGATCCACGTGAGCTCGACGCCCTGTGGGACCGACTCGAGCCGTGCCGACCGAACAACCTCATCGGATACCGCTGGCGCGGCTTCGCTTTCGATACGGGACATCGCACGGGCGCGCTACTCGAGCGTATCCACTGGTACGGCAAGGCGTTTACCGGCGAATCCGACGTCCAGCCACTGCTGTGCCGCGACGACTCGGGAAAGCTGTTCTCCGACATCGGAACCGGGCACGGCGAGGCCACGCTGTGGGAGGTGGTCTTCCGCGGTGAAGTGACCGCGACCATGGTCTACGACGGCATGCCGGTGTTCGATCACTTCAAGAAGGTCGACGACGACACCGTCATCGGCGTCATGAACGGCAAGGGCAAGCTGGTGTTCGACGGCGGCGAGCACTTCTGGTTCGGCCTCGAACGCGACGTGGCGCTCTGA
- a CDS encoding oxygenase MpaB family protein produces the protein MTNQVVAVGTEGRLDLADFVGESMLLIGAGATVLLQLAVPGVGRGVAEHSTTLERPLDRLRTTMTFVYAVTLGTAEEKQAVVRLVNRAHVPVRSERYNAFDPELQLWVAATLYRNGFDMYQRFFGPMSDADAERLYRQSAVYGTALQVREDIWPATRTEFDAYWDRMIETAAVDAQVRAYVRGLLAGGRAPLPVRMTMPLQRFLTIGLLPPRIRDQFALPWSPRDQRRFDRLMTVLPVVYRRVPRPLRQVTATYYLRDMRRRLAKHAHLI, from the coding sequence ATGACGAATCAAGTTGTCGCAGTGGGCACCGAGGGCCGGCTCGACCTCGCGGACTTCGTGGGGGAGTCGATGCTGCTGATCGGCGCCGGCGCCACCGTCCTGCTGCAGCTCGCGGTGCCCGGGGTCGGGCGCGGCGTCGCCGAGCACAGCACCACGCTCGAGCGACCGCTGGACCGCCTGCGGACCACCATGACGTTCGTGTACGCCGTCACCCTCGGCACCGCCGAGGAGAAGCAGGCGGTGGTGCGCCTGGTGAACCGTGCGCACGTCCCGGTGCGGTCGGAGCGGTACAACGCGTTCGATCCCGAACTGCAGCTGTGGGTCGCAGCCACCCTGTACCGCAACGGTTTCGACATGTACCAGCGGTTCTTCGGGCCGATGTCGGACGCCGACGCCGAGCGGCTGTACCGGCAGTCGGCGGTGTACGGGACGGCGTTGCAGGTCAGGGAGGACATATGGCCGGCGACCCGCACCGAGTTCGACGCGTACTGGGATCGGATGATCGAGACCGCCGCGGTGGACGCCCAGGTGCGCGCGTACGTGCGCGGACTACTCGCCGGCGGCAGGGCGCCGCTGCCGGTGCGGATGACGATGCCGTTGCAGCGCTTCCTCACGATCGGCCTGCTGCCGCCGCGGATCCGGGACCAGTTCGCGCTGCCGTGGAGCCCGCGCGACCAGCGCCGCTTCGACCGACTGATGACGGTGTTGCCGGTCGTCTACCGCCGCGTCCCGCGTCCGCTGCGCCAGGTGACAGCCACCTACTACCTGCGGGACATGCGCCGACGCCTGGCGAAGCATGCGCACCTGATCTGA
- a CDS encoding GntR family transcriptional regulator — translation MVAPARPTRPLRKTQLSDSVATHLRGAVMSGRLRPGEFVRLDETAAELGVSVTPVREALLTLRGEGMIESVPNRGYVVSPLERDDVHDIFWLQGQITVELAVRASQAASAEDLARLTALNDVLGEAVEVADPERIADAEYEFHRELCRIGGGPKLAWFLLNAARYTPYQLYATDPAWGALAVASHTSLIDALRAGDRAAVVRHTRIQFDDAAQRLVAHLERVGIWA, via the coding sequence ATGGTTGCTCCGGCGCGTCCGACACGTCCACTGCGCAAGACGCAGTTGTCCGACTCGGTGGCGACACACCTGCGCGGTGCGGTCATGTCGGGTCGCCTGCGGCCCGGTGAGTTCGTGCGACTCGACGAGACCGCGGCCGAACTCGGTGTCAGTGTCACCCCGGTGCGGGAGGCGCTGCTGACCCTGCGGGGCGAGGGCATGATCGAGTCGGTGCCCAACCGGGGGTACGTCGTCTCGCCGCTCGAGCGCGACGACGTGCACGACATCTTCTGGTTGCAGGGGCAGATCACGGTGGAGCTCGCGGTGCGCGCCTCGCAGGCCGCGTCCGCCGAGGACCTCGCGCGACTGACCGCGCTCAACGACGTTCTGGGCGAGGCCGTCGAGGTGGCGGATCCCGAGCGGATCGCGGACGCGGAGTACGAGTTCCACCGCGAACTGTGTCGGATCGGCGGCGGGCCGAAGCTCGCGTGGTTCCTGCTCAACGCCGCCCGCTACACGCCCTACCAGCTGTACGCGACCGATCCGGCGTGGGGAGCGCTGGCGGTGGCGTCGCACACGAGCCTGATCGACGCACTCCGCGCCGGCGACCGGGCCGCCGTCGTGCGGCACACGCGCATCCAGTTCGACGACGCCGCACAGCGGCTCGTCGCGCACCTCGAACGAGTCGGGATCTGGGCATGA
- a CDS encoding acyl-CoA dehydrogenase family protein, producing the protein MTIDFTPEQHDFAQAVAALCRRECGTREQRDALTGRGEHSHNQELYLKMADLGWLGITVPEEYGGSGGTAVDMCVLLEQCARGMAPIGGIGPTLITGAAYGKFGTEEQKRTVLGGIVRGASESISMSEPEAGSDVGNLSCRAEKVSDGWLINGQKTWCSNAHFAENILLVARTDRTGSKHEGLTMFHLPADTPGLKISGIDTMGGKEVNDLYLTDVHLPDDAVVGAVGNGWAQLMTGLNIERLILGAMMLGTAQRAFDDTLEFVTQRKQFGRPVGTFQVLRHRIADLATEIECTRLLVYNTARLVDANPAKLFPREASMVKLKATETAKKVALEGMQMMGGYGYATEFDMEGHVRRTLVSSIYGGTNEIQRDIIGKTFGL; encoded by the coding sequence ATGACGATCGACTTCACCCCCGAGCAGCACGATTTCGCGCAGGCGGTGGCCGCGTTGTGCCGCCGCGAGTGCGGCACCCGCGAACAGCGGGACGCACTCACCGGCCGCGGCGAGCACAGCCACAACCAGGAGCTGTACCTGAAGATGGCCGACCTCGGCTGGCTCGGAATCACGGTGCCCGAGGAGTACGGCGGATCGGGCGGCACCGCGGTCGACATGTGCGTCCTCCTCGAGCAGTGCGCGCGGGGGATGGCGCCGATCGGAGGTATCGGCCCGACGCTCATCACCGGTGCTGCATACGGGAAGTTCGGCACCGAGGAACAGAAGCGGACCGTGCTCGGCGGCATCGTCCGCGGCGCGTCCGAGTCGATTTCGATGTCCGAGCCCGAAGCCGGCTCCGACGTCGGCAACCTCAGCTGCCGTGCCGAGAAGGTGTCCGACGGCTGGCTGATCAACGGTCAGAAGACGTGGTGTTCCAACGCGCACTTCGCCGAGAACATCCTGCTCGTGGCGCGCACCGACCGCACCGGATCCAAGCATGAGGGTCTGACGATGTTCCACCTGCCGGCGGACACTCCGGGACTCAAGATCAGCGGCATCGACACAATGGGCGGCAAGGAGGTCAACGACCTTTACCTCACCGACGTCCACCTGCCGGACGACGCCGTCGTCGGCGCGGTCGGCAACGGTTGGGCGCAGCTGATGACCGGGCTCAACATCGAACGGCTCATCCTCGGCGCGATGATGCTCGGCACCGCGCAGCGGGCGTTCGACGACACACTCGAATTCGTCACGCAGCGAAAGCAGTTCGGCCGACCGGTCGGAACATTCCAGGTGCTGCGGCACCGCATCGCGGACCTGGCCACCGAGATCGAGTGCACCCGGCTGCTCGTGTACAACACCGCACGGCTGGTCGATGCGAACCCGGCGAAGCTGTTCCCGCGGGAGGCGTCGATGGTCAAGCTCAAGGCGACCGAGACCGCGAAGAAGGTGGCGCTCGAGGGCATGCAGATGATGGGCGGATACGGGTACGCCACCGAGTTCGACATGGAAGGCCACGTCCGCAGGACGCTCGTGTCGTCGATCTACGGCGGTACCAACGAGATCCAGCGCGACATCATCGGCAAGACGTTCGGACTGTAG
- a CDS encoding aldehyde dehydrogenase family protein, whose amino-acid sequence MTRELRGTAPDSSHDHAPSTFASLDPRTGTLLAEYPVMTESDVAVAVDRARGAANWWAAQGFRGRRDWLLEFKKAIATDADDLARVVSAETGKPHDDALLEVMLAIEHLDWAARNAKKVLRPRRVPSGLVSANQAATLGYQPFGVVGVIGPWNYPVYTPMGSISYALAAGNAIVFKPSELTPGVGKWLEAKWNSLAPTQPVLQVITGLGPTGAALCRAGVDKIAFTGSGPTARKVMAACAETLTPIVAECGGKDAMLVAEDADLDKAVEFAAFGAFGNAGQTCAGVERIYVAEPVYRQFLDKLTDAVERVTPGGSDEDTYGPMTLPRQVDVVRSHIADALGKGARAVIGGIDSVHDRFVDPVILTDVPEGSSAVCEETFGPTVVVNKVRDVEEGVERANATSYGLGASVFTRNRSRGRDIAGRLRAGMVSVNSVLGFAGIPSLPFGGIGESGFGRIHGADGLREFSHPKAVTVQRFSAPLNLLTLERSARDMKISAWMLKARHGR is encoded by the coding sequence ATGACCCGAGAACTGCGCGGCACGGCCCCCGACTCGTCCCACGATCACGCCCCCTCGACGTTCGCGAGCCTGGACCCGCGGACCGGAACCCTTCTCGCCGAGTACCCCGTCATGACCGAGTCCGACGTCGCGGTCGCGGTCGATCGAGCCCGCGGCGCGGCGAACTGGTGGGCCGCACAGGGATTCCGCGGTCGCCGCGACTGGTTGCTCGAGTTCAAGAAGGCGATCGCGACGGACGCCGACGACCTCGCCCGGGTCGTCTCCGCCGAGACCGGCAAGCCCCACGACGACGCGCTGCTCGAGGTGATGCTCGCGATCGAGCACCTCGACTGGGCCGCCCGCAATGCGAAGAAGGTGCTCCGGCCCCGACGGGTGCCGTCGGGCCTCGTCAGCGCCAACCAGGCCGCCACGCTCGGCTATCAGCCGTTCGGTGTCGTCGGCGTCATCGGCCCGTGGAACTACCCGGTGTACACGCCGATGGGATCGATCTCGTACGCACTCGCCGCCGGGAACGCGATCGTCTTCAAGCCCAGCGAACTCACCCCGGGCGTCGGAAAGTGGCTCGAGGCCAAGTGGAACTCGCTCGCGCCGACCCAGCCTGTGCTGCAGGTGATCACGGGCCTCGGACCGACGGGAGCGGCCCTGTGCCGGGCCGGTGTCGACAAGATCGCGTTCACCGGTTCCGGACCCACCGCGCGGAAGGTCATGGCGGCCTGCGCCGAGACCCTCACCCCGATCGTCGCCGAGTGCGGCGGCAAGGACGCGATGCTGGTCGCCGAGGACGCCGACCTGGACAAGGCCGTCGAGTTCGCCGCGTTCGGGGCCTTCGGCAATGCCGGCCAGACGTGCGCCGGCGTGGAGCGCATCTACGTGGCCGAACCGGTGTACCGACAGTTCCTCGACAAGCTCACCGACGCGGTCGAACGGGTCACCCCCGGCGGGTCGGACGAGGACACCTACGGACCGATGACGTTGCCGCGGCAGGTCGACGTCGTCCGCAGCCACATCGCCGACGCGCTCGGGAAGGGCGCCCGTGCGGTGATCGGCGGAATCGACTCCGTCCATGATCGATTCGTCGATCCGGTGATCCTCACCGATGTCCCGGAGGGCTCGTCGGCGGTGTGCGAGGAGACGTTCGGGCCGACCGTTGTCGTCAACAAGGTCCGCGACGTCGAAGAGGGCGTGGAGCGGGCCAATGCGACGTCGTACGGCCTTGGCGCATCGGTGTTCACCCGCAACCGGTCCCGCGGCCGGGACATAGCCGGCCGACTGCGCGCCGGGATGGTGTCGGTGAACTCCGTGCTCGGCTTCGCCGGGATCCCGTCGCTGCCGTTCGGCGGTATCGGCGAGTCCGGTTTCGGTCGTATCCACGGCGCCGACGGCCTCCGCGAATTCAGTCACCCCAAGGCCGTCACCGTCCAGAGGTTCTCGGCCCCATTGAATCTGCTCACCCTCGAGCGGTCCGCCCGGGACATGAAGATCTCGGCGTGGATGCTCAAGGCCCGGCACGGTCGGTGA